The following are from one region of the Corylus avellana chromosome ca1, CavTom2PMs-1.0 genome:
- the LOC132163522 gene encoding protein ALTERED PHOSPHATE STARVATION RESPONSE 1: MGCSNSKVDDLPAVALCRERLTHLDEAIRQRYKLAESHYAYIHSLQGIGHSLHRFIEQDLTTSGLPESPEPNPKTHKKGDPVVVREDSGHLNFNSGSDSDDDDSGSLHDHHLSGDASPLHHIEYMDTNTNRNMGQNEELGSFQFQSLYPGDGLGGGGFMHMNYMKNKATPPSVVYEQRPASPETVYMGESSSSGYGGYSYPYYGNSNPGLSPAPYSSYYGGAPSNSNYGNYGGGGGGGGGGGGYYANSPNQVAETSSKKPPPPPPSPPRASAWDFFNPFESYDGYYAAAFTPSRDSKELRDEEGIPDLEDEDEVVKEVHGDQKFIADGGKSGGGANHSKAVVDDSEASTSLYESRPSAALESDGMEYEVHVVEKKVVGNEERGEESRAVFKGSRSVFQVVKEIEVQFERASQSGTEIAQILEVGKLPYNRKHGVYQVSSKMFNVVSPSLPVVSSQPSTSKGAESSSADKAGPAQLDMDEDVVGLRSRKLSSTLHKLYLWEKKLYNEVKAEEKMRVVHDRNVDKLKRLDQRGSDFHKVDATRVLIRSLSTKIGMAIQVVDKISVTINKIRDEELWPQLNELIIGLTRMWKCMLECHHIQCQAIREAKGLGPIGSGKKLSDAHIGATLELERELIRWTDTFSSWVGAQKGYVRALNNWLLKCLLYEPEETEDGLPPFSPSRVGAPPVFVICNQWSQALERISEKPVVDSMHIFTKSVLQIWEQDKLEMHQRMLANKDLERIVRNLDKEDQKLQKEVRALDKKVVLVSGDGENLSVGQIVYQSDTRNRSLQSSLQLIFEAMEKFTADSMKAYEELLARSEEEKKRLLQERERASQG, from the exons ATGGGGTGTTCGAACTCCAAGGTGGACGATCTGCCGGCGGTGGCGCTGTGCCGGGAGAGACTGACCCACCTGGACGAGGCGATCCGTCAGCGCTACAAGCTTGCCGAGTCCCACTATGCTTACATTCACTCCCTCCAAGGAATCGGTCACTCCCTCCACCGCTTCATCGAGCAAGACCTCACTACTTCCGGTCTGCCGGAATCCCCAGAGCCCAATCCGAAGACCCACAAGAAGGGCGACCCGGTTGTTGTTCGCGAAGACTCGGGTCACCTCAATTTCAACTCCGGGTCGGACTCCGACGATGACGATTCGGGTTCGCTCCACGATCACCACCTCTCGGGTGACGCCTCGCCTCTTCACCATATTGAGTACATGGATACGAATACGAATAGAAATATGGGTCAAAATGAAGAGCTGGGTTCGTTTCAGTTTCAAAGTTTGTACCCAGGTGATGGTCTTGGTGGAGGTGGGTTTATGCACATGAATTACATGAAGAACAAAGCGACGCCGCCTTCGGTGGTGTACGAGCAGAGGCCGGCGAGTCCAGAGACGGTGTATATGGGCGAATCTTCTTCTTCGGGTTACGGTGGTTATTCTTATCCTTATTATGGAAATAGTAATCCTGGTCTTAGTCCTGCTCCTTATTCTTCGTATTATGGGGGTGCTCCTTCCAATTCCAATTACGGTAATTATGGTGGaggtggcggtggtggtggtggtggtggtgggtaCTATGCGAATTCGCCGAATCAGGTCGCAGAGACTTCGTCGAAGAAGCCACCGCCGCCTCCACCCTCGCCGCCTAGGGCTTCGGCGTGGGATTTCTTCAACCCTTTTGAGAGTTATGATGGATACTACGCGGCGGCGTTTACGCCGAGCAGGGACTCGAAGGAGCTGAGGGACGAGGAAGGGATTCCGGACTTGGAAGACGAGGATGAAGTGGTGAAGGAGGTTCATGGGGATCAGAAGTTTATTGCTGATGGTGGTAAGAGCGGTGGTGGTGCGAATCATTCCAAGGCTGTGGTGGACGACAGTGAGGCCTCGACGTCGCTCTACGAGTCGAGGCCGAGTGCTGCGCTGGAGAGTGATGGGATGGAGTATGAGGTGCATGTGGTGGAGAAGAAAGTTGTTGGTAATGAGGAGAGAGGGGAGGAGAGTAGGGCCGTGTTTAAGGGATCGCGGAGTGTGTTTCAGGTGGTAAAGGAGATTGAGGTTCAGTTTGAGAGAGCTTCCCAGTCCGGGACTGAGATTGCGCAAATTCTTGAGGTGGGAAAGCTTCCTTATAACCGTAAACATGGCGTTTATCAAG TTTCTTCCAAGATGTTCAACGTTGTTTCTCCCTCGTTGCCGGTGGTATCCTCACAGCCTTCTACTTCTAAGGGTGCGGAGTCGTCCTCTGCTGACAAGGCCGGTCCCGCTCAGTTGGACATGGATGAAGATGTGGTGGGTTTGAGATCTAGAAAGCTTTCGTCTACCTTACATAAACTATATCTTTGGGAGAAGAAACTCTATAACGAAGTTAAG GCTGAGGAAAAAATGCGGGTAGTCCATGACAGAAATGTAGATAAGCTGAAGCGCTTAGACCAAAGGGGTTCTGACTTTCACAAAGTTGATGCCACTCGTGTTTTAATAAGGAGTCTGTCCACAAAAATAGGAATGGCAATTCAGGTTGTTGACAAGATATCTGTGACAATAAACAAGATTAGGGATGAAGAGCTGTGGCCACAACTAAATGAATTAATTATAGG GTTGACCAGAATGTGGAAATGCATGCTTGAATGCCATCATATTCAGTGCCAAGCAATCAGAGAAGCCAAAGGTTTAGGTCCGATTGGATCAGGCAAGAAGCTTAGTGATGCTCATATTGGAGCCACTTTGGAGCTTGAGCGTGAGCTTATTAGGTGGACTGACACATTCTCTAGTTGGGTAGGTGCCCAGAAGGGATATGTGAGAGCCTTGAATAATTGGCTTCTGAAATGTCTTCTGTATGAACCTGAGGAAACAGAGGATGGGTTACCTCCTTTTTCACCTAGTAGAGTTGGTGCACCGCCTGTGTTTGTGATCTGTAACCAGTGGTCACAAGCTTTGGAGAGAATATCCGAAAAGCCAGTGGTTGACTCTATGCATATTTTTACCAAGAGTGTGCTTCAGATCTGGGAACAAGACAAGCTAGAAATGCACCAGAGGATGTTGGCAAACAAGGATCTGGAAAGGATAGTAAGAAATTTAGATAAAGAGGACCAAAAGTTACAGAAGGAGGTTCGGGCATTAGATAAGAAAGTGGTTCTGGTCTCTGGGGATGGTGAAAATCTCTCGGTCGGACAGATTGTATATCAGAGTGATACTCGCAATCGTAGTCTACAGTCAAGTCTGCAGCTCATTTTTGAGGCCATGGAGAAATTCACGGCTGACTCCATGAAAGCTTATGAGGAGCTTTTGGCACGtagtgaagaagaaaagaaaaggcttcTCCAGGAGCGTGAAAGAGCTTCACAGGGCTGA